The Verrucomicrobiota bacterium genome contains a region encoding:
- the rbfA gene encoding 30S ribosome-binding factor RbfA, giving the protein MGQRNLRVNVLVKQEVSQLLHTRYQGQTVFITITDVLVSPDLRNGRVYYAVIGGEEEKKKASRFFHQNARDIRDQLSKNIVLKYLPFLTYHFDDSIARGVEIIELIDQVTDKDSQKENL; this is encoded by the coding sequence ATGGGTCAGAGGAATTTAAGAGTTAACGTTTTGGTAAAACAAGAAGTGAGCCAGCTTCTGCACACACGGTATCAAGGGCAGACAGTGTTTATTACGATTACAGATGTTTTGGTCTCCCCCGATCTGCGAAATGGCCGTGTCTATTATGCCGTGATCGGCGGGGAGGAGGAAAAGAAAAAAGCTTCAAGGTTTTTTCATCAAAATGCTCGAGATATTCGCGATCAATTGAGCAAAAATATCGTTTTAAAATATCTCCCATTCCTAACCTACCATTTTGACGATTCCATCGCACGTGGCGTCGAAATTATCGAACTGATTGACCAGGTTACTGACAAAGATTCTCAAAAGGAAAACCTATAG
- a CDS encoding bifunctional oligoribonuclease/PAP phosphatase NrnA — MPYYPNTSPQFKALVDSLAGKKIAVVGHVRPDGDCIGSQVALCRALKSVNVEAVCVNQDEVPGTLEFLIENTPFYRGADFDFDGWDVVTVDCADRKRIGVDVAPRAPKPIGNIDHHISNTLYGETNLIEGTSSATGEILAGYFLDCGYEIDVDTANALYVGIATDTGQFRFPSTTKHTFDLAGVLIERGVDLNKVNLELYERESFSRLELMQRFLQSLKLHFDGRVCVGLLEDGVYEAVGAKTEDSEGLVDFARSIDGVDIGVLLEERSGMIKGSLRAKEKKYRVDEIAKVYKGGGHAAAAGLNYESTIEAFLPELLKAIGDQLKKVDSSL, encoded by the coding sequence ATGCCTTATTATCCGAATACTTCACCTCAGTTTAAAGCACTGGTAGATTCGCTTGCTGGTAAAAAGATAGCAGTCGTTGGCCATGTTCGGCCAGACGGTGATTGCATCGGCTCTCAGGTAGCCTTGTGTCGTGCCCTGAAGTCCGTTAATGTTGAAGCTGTCTGCGTGAACCAAGACGAAGTTCCTGGGACCCTTGAGTTTTTAATAGAAAATACTCCCTTTTATAGAGGTGCTGATTTCGACTTCGACGGTTGGGATGTCGTAACAGTTGATTGCGCTGATAGAAAACGAATTGGAGTGGATGTAGCTCCCCGCGCACCGAAACCCATTGGTAACATTGATCACCATATCTCCAATACGCTTTATGGTGAAACGAATTTAATTGAAGGAACGTCCTCGGCAACTGGAGAGATCCTGGCCGGATATTTTCTCGATTGTGGTTACGAAATCGATGTGGATACCGCCAATGCTTTATATGTAGGCATTGCTACCGACACGGGACAATTTCGATTTCCTTCCACAACGAAACACACTTTTGATTTAGCAGGCGTTTTGATCGAGCGAGGTGTGGATCTTAATAAGGTGAATCTTGAACTTTATGAGCGTGAAAGTTTTTCACGTCTCGAGTTGATGCAACGGTTTTTACAATCGCTTAAGCTTCATTTCGACGGTCGTGTATGCGTTGGTCTTCTCGAAGATGGTGTTTATGAGGCCGTTGGTGCAAAGACAGAGGACTCGGAAGGACTTGTTGATTTTGCTCGAAGCATCGACGGAGTGGATATCGGTGTCTTGCTTGAGGAGCGATCTGGTATGATTAAGGGTAGTCTTCGAGCCAAAGAGAAAAAATACCGCGTCGATGAAATTGCAAAAGTCTACAAAGGAGGTGGCCACGCAGCTGCCGCGGGTTTAAATTACGAGTCGACGATTGAAGCGTTTTTGCCCGAATTGCTTAAGGCAATTGGAGATCAATTAAAAAAAGTGGATTCAAGTTTATAA